The following is a genomic window from Micropterus dolomieu isolate WLL.071019.BEF.003 ecotype Adirondacks linkage group LG04, ASM2129224v1, whole genome shotgun sequence.
agtcatgtgtcctgtgtgtgtgtttcatggaAAAGGTTACTTTTTGTCAGGTTTGGTTAGAAAAATTACAAACTAGACTCACAGTTACAGTACACCATTTCTTCAAAAGTTCCTAAATCTTCTTGTCAGTGTAAAAGTTACTGAAAAAAACTGTGCtttaaggaaagaaagaaaccatCTTAAAGCAACGTCCAAATACATACTGTGtattatataaacattatgTAAGAGTACATATgctaaataatgttaaaatctaACATACTGGAACTGAGGccctacattttaaaaattactgCCAAAGCTGAAAGTTGCCCTTAGCAACAGGTTGCTGAAACACCAAATATTCATCACAAAGTTGAAAGTCTGAGATGCAGCATACGCCCTAGTGACAATGATGTAGGTTGCATGGAGACTAATACCAAAATACCAGTCCACAGCATTGTGCTAATGAATTAGAGCCATGTCTTCTGAGTATTTTATATTCTAAATAATGAAGTAGGTAAAATGTCTAAGAATTGAgaatttttcagtttatttattgtagttatttatttatgtatgtatgtatgaagtCTATTTAAATCTACAACTTCAAACCATAGGTTTCCTCACAGAACATTAAGGTTAAAATAGCTCAGTTTGTCCacttttatcttgttttgtaaTCGCACGTTTGACGTTTTGAACGTCGGTATATGTCTGTTTTTTGCGATGATGGGGAGCTCTTTCTTTACTGGTCTGTCCTTTATTAGAGTTTATTGTGCATTAATCGATAAATTCCTGGAGCataaatatgacattttctCAAATAAAGTTAATAGATGGTATTTTTCTGATGTTATTGACAACATTTGGTTGTATTATTTCAGTAAGATAAACTGCAGTCTATTTCATCTGGATATCTGTTTAAAGCATCTTTAAGTATTGTACAGGCGTACGTTTAAgagactgaaacacagctgatccaatttaattcaaaaatcctttattaatcccacaataGGAAAATTCCCTGCAGCAGCAGGGCAAAGtgcaaaattacaaaatacactctaaagataaacaaaagaatgaaaaaataacaatcGAGATAATAAACAGCACCCCGTGACCCTGtgtgcaggataagcggttgatggatggatggatggatggatggatggatggataataaatagtaaatagcTGGATATACCATATTGCACGGATTATCagtcctggtgtgtgtgtgtgttttgtccatGTAGTCTACTGGAAATAGGACTGATAGAGTAGAGAGTCTGACAGCAGCAAGAAGGAAAGATTCAATGTGCATTATTAATTTTgagatacttttttttttttaataatttattattaccaTAATGAACATTGATAAATGTCTTtagtacacacatacagtatgtgacatTAAATTTTAGTGGTCTTTGTTTCAGTGCAGGAAACCCTGACATCCGTTCTTTATGGATGTCTGAATTGTTTGGCATCACACTAGTGTATGTAACAAATCAGTAAAAGATTGATTTCTCTCTGAGCACTCTCATTTGACATTGTGTGCACTGCAGAGGATGATGGAGAAAGCCGGTCACATCAACATTGCAATGATAGAAGATATTGGCACCAACGGGACGGCCAGGTCAAAGGTCGTCACGGCCGTGGACCAGAACAACCAGCTGTGTGGCTCCACCGTGAGCTTCCACAACATCCAGTACAAAGTGCAGCTGAAGAGCGGCTTCAAGAGGAAAACCAGTCCAAAGGAAATACTGGTCGACCTCAAGTCAGTTAGAAAAATTGGACACTTTCTAtacctgtttgtctgtctttctctttgtcatCTGTCTATTTACTTATTGCTCACATACTAAAATGCTGttacaaaattagaaataaCTTGTTTTACATATATCACCATTGTGTTTTGAACATATGTCAGTTGTAGTTTGCTTACTCATTAAGGGATAAGTAGAATATCTATTAAATTCAATAATTAAGTTGATGTATTTCAGATTGTTGCCTTACTTAACCGAACATACACTCGACACTGCTTCAGATTAATTACAAGCTTTTTTGTAGaaaattagacaaaaaaattataaatctgGTGATATTTGGTTTGTCGACAACCAAACAGGATTTTTGGCTCAATATAAAGTTGCATTGCCATAATTCTTTCAGGTTCCTTAATTTGGGAGACCATGTTACAGTAAAAGTGCAGTGGGTCTTCATGTAAATCATGTAAAGGCTCATTGTGTCCTGATTAAAAGCAGGACAATACGAATAGACTCTTaccattgttttctttctgatagtattaaatacagatgacATTTCCCATGGTAGAATTAATAATTTCACACAAGTTGTTGGGCCTTTTCCTACCTCAGAGTTAATTATATGATATTAAGCATGGTTTCTTGCATATAATCTCTCTGATGCACTAAAGAGCAGTCTGCCAGGGAAACGAATTAAACACAATCACGTGATCCATCGCCAGGCTTTTATCACTGACTCTTTCTGGTGCTTTGTCTAACTGTTCTGTTTGCAGTCAAAGGATGTGGGTTAAAAAAAACCATCTACACCGCAGTatagagtttgtgtgtgtgtgtgtgtgtgtgtgtgtgcgcagctTTCAAGAAATGTTTATATCTGTAACAACCTACTTCCCTGAGCATTATTTTAGTCAGCATAAGggcagaaaatgtatttagatAAAGTGATTCAAGAGCTTCTAAATTTCATCACGTGTCCAAGAATCACATTAATCCACTTTGTGTCACACTCCTCACATTTGTATTGTAAAGCTGATACAGTGAAGTGAAAAATCTTAGATTATACACCTTAGGAATGAATGCAGACCATTTAAACATGTCCCCATCTGTGCCTTTAAATGAATTTAATCATGTTAAATTGGTTACAGAGAGTTGTGTGCTATTATCTTGCAGTGGGATCATGAGACCTGGCCTCAACGCTATTCTTGGACCTACTGGAAGTGGAAAATCTACGTCAGTTTCACACTGATCTcgaagaaaaaaatatcttcaaaatagCCACCTGCATTAGTTTTAGATATATTTAAGTATTGTTTGGTTATTTTTCTCAAAGATTCTTGGATATCCTGGCTGCAAGGAAGGATCCTTCAGGTCTCTCAGGAGAAGTCCTCATTGACAGAGCACCACAGCCTCCAAATTTCAAGTGCCTCTCTGGCTATGTGGTTCAGGtgcatttgaatgtttttttggtCCCTCGGAgggcagtggaaacaagctgtgaactGACTCATCATGATCATTTAAGTTGAAGTAATgtagtatatattatattataatataatatgaataacctattagcaaacagttgcttaattacacacccagcagacatggagcaacattagctttCATTTCGAGTTATTTTTGTGTCCACCTTAAAAAAGGAAGTCCGATTTTCACTCTCTTGTTTGGTTTCTACCAACTCCCAGGAGAAATATTTGGCtcttcagcttcagcttcagtGTTTCAATTCTCTAccgtgttcaccagctagttgttAACTGTGTCTCCCTGCAGTTTGGTGCTAAGCAGGTTGTGTACAGTGAGGTTTTAGAGCTTTTCACTGAAACATGCTGTGGCTGGAAAGAACgttgatgagagcagtgaaaataaatataaacaggaAATTTGTGGCCAGTAAAGCCAAAttaatgagctgaaagatgctaaaaaaaaatctgtaaagcTGAtgagaactgcagagttgggtgattGATCCCttgttattgtaaaaatattgattatagcaacTTTACAGAGTTTGCTAGTTACTAAATTCTATTACATTAACCATTCTCTGCCTTCCAAAAAACACAGCCTAGTAGAATGagaaaactacaaaacaaatgaTCTACCCGTCTCTGATCTTTGACCTCAAACTCTTGTCTACCTTCCTAGGACGACGTGGTCATGGGCACCCTGACTGTGAGGGAGAATCTGCgtttttctgcagctctgcGGCTGCCTAGCTGTGTGcctcagagagagaaggaggttcGAGTCAATCACCTCATTAAAGAACTGGGTCTCACCAAGGTGGCGGACTCCAAggtaaaaatacacacaacataAGACATGACATAATAACTTATCTAACCTAAGGGTTGGCCTCAAGCTTCAAGACATCAGGTGAGAGCCAGGGCAGATTGATTGATCCCTGTTGATCTTATGTGGGTGTCCTCAGGTGGGCACGCAGATGACCCGGGGAATctctggaggagagaggaagaggacaaaCATCGGTatggagctgatcattgatcCCCCAGTTCTTTTTCTGGATGAACCGACCACAGGACTGGACGCTAGCACTGCTAACTCTGTCCTGCTGTTGCTAAAAAGGTAATAAAGATTCTTCTCTGCCAGTCCTCTGATGGATTATATTCAGAGTTGAGTCTTCAGCTTTGTCACTGCCCCAAAGCTGAACCTGTACCCAATACTCTAGTTACTAAAAAGTAATGTAACACTAAAACAGTCTATTAGTATATGTGAACGTCACTTTATTACAGCATTAGCTGCATTTGTTCTCAGTCTACAGTGCTCATTGCAAAAACAGTTATTTGCCTTCTTACAGAGCAAAGGATTCTGGTTTCTGAGCAAAGGGTTGTTTAGAGCAAACTTTAGGCCTATTCTCTTTGACAGTTTTGATTAACCTTGATTTAGCACCTTTGGCAATGAAAATAGCTTTATTTCATTTAgcataatttattatttattaaataatgcaGCACTTGATATTTAATGCAattgcattaaaatacacattagTCTATTATTGGTGTATTGATCAAACAAAGTAACATGGAAGACATGGAACtgtttaataatatatattttaagtatGCCACACTGTGATATATTGTTAATAATTACCACCAAACTTATGTGCCACAGGATTTATTATACACTTTATTATAAGGAAATAGTCTTTAATGTTAAACCACATTGGCGTTcaagttcaaatttatttatatagcacatctAAAAACAACCCTAGTTGACCAAGGGCTTTCCAAATTCAGGATACACAACAAATATACACGACAAAGACAGTGGAAAATGTCAACAATGTCCAAACTCAACTTGGTTTGAAGGCCAATGAATAGCGGTGGGTCTTTAGCGAGGACCTGAGAATATCAGCAGTCTGAGTTCTTGTTTGAACAGGTAAAATATTCTAAAGATTATGATCAGCCAGTGAAAAAGCTCAGTCCCCTATATTTTTTTACCTGGATCTGGGGACATCGTGGAGCACCTGATTGGATGACCTCAGTGCTTTGACAGGAGTGTGAACATGTAAAAGTGCCAGCCCATTTAAAATCTtgaaaacaagcaataaaaccTCATAATCAAatcagacaggaagccagtggagcaAGGCTAAAACTGGAGTAATGTGCTCACGCTTTTTAGTTCCAGTTAGAAGTcgagctgctgcattctggacaAACTGCAACCGATGAAGAGATGACTGATCCACTCCAACATATAAAGAATTACAGTGGTCTAGCCGAGAcgttataaatgcatggctTACTCTTTCAAAATCTTTGCTCGGCAGGTAGGGCTCGACTTCAGCCAAAACAGTCTCAGCTGGAAAAAAACTGGCTTTTACAACACAactaatctgtttttcaaatttaaaagcaCTGTCAAAGATCACACCCAGATACTTGGTAAATGAATGACTATGCGATCCTAAAGTACCAATAGCATCTACACAAGCAGGACAACCAAACACAACAACCTCAGTCTTACTTTCATTAAGACAGAGAAACTTCTGATCCAGCCATATTTAAGATCTCTTAGGCAGTAAGGCAAGGCCTGAATTGAGGCTTTGTCATTGGATTTTACTGGCAAATAGATTTGTATACCATCCAGAAAGCAATGAAaggaaatattgtgttttttgaaaatggacCCCAATAGCAGCATGTCTACTGAAAAAAGCAATTTTGCAATCAAAAGGAagcttttattgtatttgctacacatttttactttttttactcttttcaGAATGGCCAGTCATGGAAGAACCATAATTATGTCCATCCACCAACCACGATACTCCATCTACAGACTATTTGACACTCTGACTCTGCTGGTTAGTGGTAAAATGGTGTACCATGGACCAGCGCCAAACGCATTGGACTACTTCGCCAACATTGGTGACTATGACGAAACTTATTATCAACACAAGACACCATCTACCatcttaaataaatgtagatggTTGTGCAGCTTTATTCTATACGTCTGATGAAAAATCTGACAATAGAAAAAGCAACGTCTCGATAACGTGTTGAGATTAAACATGTGTTCCAGGTTATCCCTGTGAGCCCCACAACAACCCAGCTGACTTCTTTCTGGATGTTATCAATGGAGACTCCACCGCTACAACCATGACCAAAGTGCACGGGTCTGAAGGTGACAGCGTTCTATATCGCTCCATGAATACTATAAGATGATATCTtttatttgtacaaattaaaataaaagttaaaatataGTGCCTTTAACCCCTCATCCTAACTTCATCCTTGTCTAATGTCCTTGAACTTAACATTTCTAAggatattattaaaaataagttgttgttgttgtgctcTAATTTTACTTGTTGCAAAAATAAtcagtgcttttacttttgtgtttattgacTTAGGACAGACTTTATTTACTAATTCAGTATTTTAAGCCTCTTCATAATATTTGATCATTGTTTTAATATCAAGTCaagacaagtttatttgtatagcgcctttcaagATGGTaattaaaagtgctttacataagacTTAAAATGCATTAAGACAAGATATAATGGAAATGCAAGGCAATATTAAAAGAGAtaagttacattttaaaagagaaaactgAATAATATTGATTAAACTGAACAGTAAAAAATTCAGTTCAAAGCACCAATTGATTTCTATTGTTGTAGAGTATTTCCAATAGTTAAATCTGTCATTTTCCTCGTGGGTGCTCGGCCAGATTTGGACTTTGAggagcacagcagctccaggcAGAGCATCGAGGAGCGCCTGGTGGAGGAGTACAGGAACAGCAGCTACTCCAGCGACACAAGTGCTGAGCTGGACCGCATCATCCAGGATAAGAAGTGTATCTCATTTTCAAAATCCCGCACCATCACCTACAACAGCTCCTTCTTCCACCAGCTACGTTGGGTGCTAAAGAGAACCTTCCAGAACCTCATGCTGAACCCACAAACATCTGTGGCCCAGGTAACACATCCCCATTACTCACTAAAATACAAAACTTATCATGAACTCAAAGCCATCTGTTGTTGTAAATACAATGGTTGACTGGACATATTACAAACAAATAACATAGAACAAGTAGAGTGCCTCCTTAAGTAATTGAGTCTTCACTTTTCCTACTTGTTGAATTGTTGTACATTAATTAAAGCTTGCCGTTTCCAGTGTTTGTCGCCACAGATTACAGAGCGGTTTTTAAATCTTTTGGATCATGacattttagaaagaaaaatgaaaagagatTTCAGACACTCTCTTATAAGTTACATAAACACTACTTGTTTGTGTATTGGGtaattaattttaaagtaaaaatctattttacatATTCTGAATTTGgacgttttttaaaaatgtattctggTGGCAGGAGCTGGAAGTGTTTAAACAATGGCATCCTCGTTACGATTTTAACAATTCCTACATGTTTGGCAGTGCTCTAAAAAGCAAAAACTTTGCACAGCACAGGATTCTTTAACAGCTTTTTGCCCTCGTGTCTCTAGTCAAGCCGGGAATTCAAACAGTCAAGTCTCAAGTAAGTCAAGCATGTCCTcattttcacaactttaatGCAGCTCATGTCTACGGTTCTGACAGAGGTTGAATCCACTATCATCTTAACTTTGTTCAAACACTCCGAAGTGCGGTAAAATAAGTGCTGTTGTTGTCATGAACAGGATGCATAGACAGCACTTTGGAGGTCAAGACTTAATGCTCTCATTAGTCAACCCATGGCGGCAAAATGCTGTCAGAAGTCTCCTCACTTTAAGAAGTATTAACAGCTAATTGGCCCTAAATAAGTCAAAATAATCCTACAAGAGAGGCTCTAGGTGGCATGGGCGCAATAATCGGCTTTGGTGACTGTTGTGACGCCTCTCTTGCCTCTTTGGGCTGGGATCTGAAGTGATATCATATCTGGCCAAAGCCCCTTGGCCCTGGTCCGGGACTCATCACATGATGGCATCATGACCTCTCACTCCACTTCCCCCCGGCTTTCACATGAGGGGCTGTGGGGAATGAGGTGAAAGAAGCTCAACCGTATTAGCTTATCCCTTCACCCTGGGAACCGCTTAGACCTGTCATAATCTGTAAATTGTTAGGATTAAAAGTTGTGTCACTTTCACttttctcagtcttttctgttatcATTACCTCACCCGCAAGTCCTTTTTGTTCGCTCAGATAGGCCGGTCTGGAGGAGGACCAGGGCATCCACTTGACTCCTGATCCCCACAAACACTGGCTTTTTTTTGTCAAGAAGGACACTGCTTGAGTTTAATTTCCATTCTTCAAAAATAATTCATGAAAGTCTACAATTATAACACTGATATTGAATTACTGATCGCTCAGAGTTAAACCTTCTTACgccataaagaaaaaaacataagaaGAAaagtgtctaaacctaaccaaactgtgaccgtTTCAGAAAGCCTTTGGTTAAGTTCAGGATAAGATCACGGTTTTTGTCAAAACAACAAGTCAGTATTAACTCTTAGGGTCACACAGGAACCAAACCCCAATCTCCCAGGTGAAAGTCGTCCACCAAACTTGCTCCCTTCATGGACTCTTTATACTATGTCACCTAACTCTCTAAAGCCTTTTTTGGTCAGAAAGTTTTAAGAAAGCATTTCTAGTTGCAAATTAATTTATCCAGATCACTACAACAACTGAACGGTATTTTTCTTAATAACACGATCAAGTTATTCCTCTGACTCAAGTTAACCTCATCTATGTTGATCTTGTATGTGACAGCTGGCGCAAGTGGTGCTGCTTCATGCGGTGTTGGAATAATCAAAAAAATTTGTTTCCGATAAGAAAGCAGTATTTCAGTGGAAACTGCTATCAATGTGTTGTTTAAACGCTCTGAGCAATTACATACAACATATCTTCTTTGTCTTCACACATTATGACTTAAAAGCTCATGAATCCAACTAATTATATATGATGAAAACATGTTAATGCAAGCCCACCCAGAAGCCATAGAGATTACATTGCAGTGCCTgcaatttgaataaaaaaatagtCCTAACATGCAAGTCAAGTCAGAGCAATCTGGACGATTTTTAACCAGACCAAAATTTGCCCGAAACATTCTGTACTCCACCGAGTGCTGCCTCTGATTAGACTATGATATTCAGAGGCAGGACAAACTATCTTGAAatgtgtataatataatataaaagtatttttaattGCATAGTAATGACACAAAAGTAAATCCATAATCATGCAACACTTAAAAAAGAACATTCAAACAGGATGCAATCCAAAAACTCACTCCTTTGTTTCATATTCATCTTGCAAATGTTCTTTACAAAGTTTTCTATGATGACTTTAACGAAGGCCTCAGGCTGAAACAATACATTTGTTCTACATTGTTAAA
Proteins encoded in this region:
- the LOC123969768 gene encoding broad substrate specificity ATP-binding cassette transporter ABCG2-like translates to MMEKAGHINIAMIEDIGTNGTARSKVVTAVDQNNQLCGSTVSFHNIQYKVQLKSGFKRKTSPKEILVDLNGIMRPGLNAILGPTGSGKSTFLDILAARKDPSGLSGEVLIDRAPQPPNFKCLSGYVVQDDVVMGTLTVRENLRFSAALRLPSCVPQREKEVRVNHLIKELGLTKVADSKVGTQMTRGISGGERKRTNIGMELIIDPPVLFLDEPTTGLDASTANSVLLLLKRMASHGRTIIMSIHQPRYSIYRLFDTLTLLVSGKMVYHGPAPNALDYFANIGYPCEPHNNPADFFLDVINGDSTATTMTKVHGSEDLDFEEHSSSRQSIEERLVEEYRNSSYSSDTSAELDRIIQDKKCISFSKSRTITYNSSFFHQLRWVLKRTFQNLMLNPQTSVAQLGVNIFLALIVGAIFFGVKDDRSGIQNRMGGLFFITTNQCFSTVSAAELFIIERKLFVHEYISGYYRLSVYFLSKILSDITMRTITSVIFSCIVYFMIGLKSTAAAFFIFTLTVTMVAYTATALTMAISADQSVVALANIFMTITFVFMMIFSGLLVNLPSIMDWLAWLKYFSIPRYGLAALKINEFVGLKFCEEAVIRNTNMSATVTNCYVSIVGQTCTGEQYLDYLGIEYTTWGLWENHVALTIMTFIFLIIAYLKLRYIKKFT